One Aegilops tauschii subsp. strangulata cultivar AL8/78 chromosome 7, Aet v6.0, whole genome shotgun sequence genomic window carries:
- the LOC109751537 gene encoding uncharacterized protein isoform X1, whose amino-acid sequence MPPAKAKKLRRAAAAAAPPERSPAPPPSVAETPPAAASPERSPAPPPAVAETPPAAAPPETSPAPPPVAAETTPAAAPPETSPAPPPVVAATPPESSEASVTVAEDGGGNDKMAVEDLGEVEREEATGAESVEEEPDEEEPEEEDPEESEEVEEVEEEEEEEEEEDPDAEDDPEDVEEDPEDVEEDPEDAEEEADAVEDDEEDTVLAAGPEKTVTVEGGDEEKAMVTVSKEGGGEVTGLESAMVEEPEEAANVDDGQEEAEEEEAEEAMEEDATEVPGDGAAPDDMNELSEEEHEESGHEGTHGNNEEDGVACQLSVHSEAQNGELDSSLPTLGSVSVGNTKDLQVFLHGLPKDCAEKDITEVFSQFGEIESIKTIRKKNGIAFVRYMSTEAAKKALAEFKEGAEVTGGRVKVLASRGDNTLYLSNICKSWTKEQVRTSLRSIGIDGFDMSLPVDPETGGQNRGITFLKFASPDNAKAASQLLQQPDALITIVKSVKESAQIPTESSQELAMLQVKTVYLEHVPLSWDKGKVKECCKAYGVILDVHILKKSKTKTSFVEFSSRKSALACVEGINSANIGGEVKLAASLARPRREMQLDKKSAKGGVKVNSDATSKDTNNSIKKKNQNREVRVKKDSPHKLRKGDVSKLTSHVDAEVPQSSNPSKGKRKAGKTENTAVNERAPKRARKNRGVLTKPSNRTSHGGYARVPYAGESSGNIKRPVGPRYVTGNQSYPIAGASSRSKPNARDLEPHAGYIPPTNRVRAPANHVPVTYVYDHPRSAPSTIHHIDGLPYAREVAAPPPAYGYTSNPQYQDGYAYAYLPPPHPSVSYHYPGTGAYSPRRRYY is encoded by the exons ATGCCTCCAGCCAAAGCCAAGAAACTCCGGCGggccgcggccgcggccgccCCCCCAGAGAGATCCCCGGCGCCCCCTCCGTCCGTGGCGGAGACCCCTCCCGCGGCCGCCTCCCCAGAGAGATCCCCGGCGCCCCCTCCGGCTGTGGCGGAGACCCCTCCCGCGGCCGCCCCGCCAGAGACCTCTCCGGCGCCCCCTCCGGTTGCGGCGGAGACCACTCCCGCTGCCGCCCCGCCAGAGACCTCTCCGGCGCCCCCTCCGGTTGTGGCGGCGACCCCTCCCGAGTCGTCGGAGGCTAGTGTTACGGTTGCGGAGGATGGTGGCGGGAACgacaagatggcggtggaggatcTCGGTGAGGTGGAGCGTGAGGAGGCCACCGGGGCGGAGTCCGTAGAGGAGGAacccgacgaggaggagcccgAGGAGGAGGACCCAGAGGAgtcggaggaggtggaggaggtggaggaggaggaggaggaggaggaggaggaggaccctGATGCGGAGGATGATCCTGAGGACGTGGAGGAGGATCCTGAGGACGTGGAGGAGGATCCTGAGGACGCAGAGGAGGAAGCCGATGCAGTCGAGGATGATGAGGAGGATACGGTGCTGGCGGCTGGGCCGGAGAAGACGGTGACTGTGGAGGGCGGTGATGAGGAGAAAGCGATGGTGACCGTATCCAAGGAGGGCGGCGGTGAAGTTACAGGGTTAGAGTCTGCCATGGTAGAGGAGCCCGAGGAGGCTGCTAATGTGGACGATGGACAAGAAGAGGCAGAAGAGGAGGAAGCTGAGGAGGCAATGGAAGAGGATGCTACAGAGGTCCCGGGAGATGGCGCCGCACCAGATG ACATGAATGAACTATCTGAAGAAGAACATGAAGAATCTGGGCATGAAGGTACACATGGGAATAACGAAGAGGATGGTGTTGCCTGCCAGTTGAGTGTCCATTCTGAGGCGCAGAATGGTGAACTTGACTCCTCATTGCCTACACTAGGTTCAGTTTCAGTGGGCAATACTAAAGACTTGCAAGTATTTCTTCATGGATTGCCTAAGGATTGTGCTGAGAAAGACATTACAGAGGTCTTTTCTCAATTCGGAGAGATTGAGTCTATTAAAACAATTAGAAAAAAGAACGGCATTGCATTCGTTCGTTATATGAGCACTGAAGCTGCAAAGAAGGCTCTTGCCGAATTTAAGGAGGGAGCTGAG GTGACAGGGGGAAGGGTTAAAGTATTAGCTTCTAGAGGTGATAATACCCTTTACCTTAGCAACATCTGCAAGAGCTGGACAAAAGAGCAG GTGCGAACTTCCTTGAGAAGTATCGGAATCGATGGATTTGATATGAGTTTACCCGTTGATCCTGAAACTGGAGGACAAAACCGAGGGATTACTTTTCTCAAATTTGCTTCGCCTGACAACGCCAAAGCTGCATCTCAGCTGCTACAGCAACCGGATGCATTGATTACCATTGTTAAAAGTGTGAAGGAATCTGCTCAAATCCCTACAGAATCAAGTCAGGAGCTTGCTATGCTGCAG GTTAAAACAGTATACCTCGAACATGTTCCTCTTTCTTGGGATAAGGGCAAAGTTAAAGAATGTTGCAAAGCATATGGGGTGATTCTGGATGTTCACATTTTAAAGAAGTCAAAAACGAAAACTTCTTTTGTCGAATTCTCATCCAGGAAGAGTGCATTAGCTTGTGTGGAAGGAATAAACAGTGCCAATATTGGTGGTGAAGTTAAG CTGGCTGCAAGTCTTGCTCGACCACGTCGGGAAATGCAACTGGACAAGAAGAGTGCTAAAGGTGGGGTCAAGGTCAATAGTGATGCAACTTCTAAAGACACCAACAATTCTATTAAGAAAAAGAACCAGAATAGGGAGGTCAGAGTGAAGAAGGATTCACCACATAAATTGCGAAAAGGTGATGTGAGCAAGCTGACCTCACATGTTGATGCGGAAGTACCACAATCATCCAACCCATCTAAAGGCAAACGGAAAGCTGGAAAGACTGAAAATACCGCTGTAAATGAAAGGGCACCGAAGAGGGCACGGAAGAATC GTGGTGTTCTGACAAAACCTTCCAACAGAACATCTCATGGTGGTTATGCTAGAGTTCCCTATGCAGGAGAATCTTCTGGAAACATTAAACGCCCTGTGGGACCTCGATATGTAACTGGCAACCAATCTTACCCCATTGCGGGCGCATCTTCCAGATCTAAACCAAATGCTCGTGACCTG GAACCTCATGCTGGATACATCCCTCCTACAAACCGTGTTCGTGCACCTGCAAATCATGTTCCAGTCACCTATGTGTATGATCATCCGAG AAGTGCACCATCCACTATCCATCACATTGACGGTCTTCCTTATGCTAGAG AAGTAGCAGCTCCACCACCAGCCTATGGGTACACAAGCAATCCTCAATACCAG GATGGATATGCATACGCCTACCTCCCCCCGCCTCATCCAAGTGTATCTTACCACTACCCAGGAACCGGCGCATATAGCCCTCGAAGGAGATACTACTGA
- the LOC109751537 gene encoding uncharacterized protein isoform X2 codes for MPPAKAKKLRRAAAAAAPPERSPAPPPSVAETPPAAASPERSPAPPPAVAETPPAAAPPETSPAPPPVAAETTPAAAPPETSPAPPPVVAATPPESSEASVTVAEDGGGNDKMAVEDLGEVEREEATGAESVEEEPDEEEPEEEDPEESEEVEEVEEEEEEEEEEDPDAEDDPEDVEEDPEDVEEDPEDAEEEADAVEDDEEDTVLAAGPEKTVTVEGGDEEKAMVTVSKEGGGEVTGLESAMVEEPEEAANVDDGQEEAEEEEAEEAMEEDATEVPGDGAAPDDMNELSEEEHEESGHEGTHGNNEEDGVACQLSVHSEAQNGELDSSLPTLGSVSVGNTKDLQVFLHGLPKDCAEKDITEVFSQFGEIESIKTIRKKNGIAFVRYMSTEAAKKALAEFKEGAEVTGGRVKVLASRGDNTLYLSNICKSWTKEQVRTSLRSIGIDGFDMSLPVDPETGGQNRGITFLKFASPDNAKAASQLLQQPDALITIVKSVKESAQIPTESSQELAMLQVKTVYLEHVPLSWDKGKVKECCKAYGVILDVHILKKSKTKTSFVEFSSRKSALACVEGINSANIGGEVKLAASLARPRREMQLDKKSAKGGVKVNSDATSKDTNNSIKKKNQNREVRVKKDSPHKLRKGDVSKLTSHVDAEVPQSSNPSKGKRKAGKTENTAVNERAPKRARKNRGVLTKPSNRTSHGGYARVPYAGESSGNIKRPVGPRYVTGNQSYPIAGASSRSKPNARDLEPHAGYIPPTNRVRAPANHVPVTYVSAPSTIHHIDGLPYAREVAAPPPAYGYTSNPQYQDGYAYAYLPPPHPSVSYHYPGTGAYSPRRRYY; via the exons ATGCCTCCAGCCAAAGCCAAGAAACTCCGGCGggccgcggccgcggccgccCCCCCAGAGAGATCCCCGGCGCCCCCTCCGTCCGTGGCGGAGACCCCTCCCGCGGCCGCCTCCCCAGAGAGATCCCCGGCGCCCCCTCCGGCTGTGGCGGAGACCCCTCCCGCGGCCGCCCCGCCAGAGACCTCTCCGGCGCCCCCTCCGGTTGCGGCGGAGACCACTCCCGCTGCCGCCCCGCCAGAGACCTCTCCGGCGCCCCCTCCGGTTGTGGCGGCGACCCCTCCCGAGTCGTCGGAGGCTAGTGTTACGGTTGCGGAGGATGGTGGCGGGAACgacaagatggcggtggaggatcTCGGTGAGGTGGAGCGTGAGGAGGCCACCGGGGCGGAGTCCGTAGAGGAGGAacccgacgaggaggagcccgAGGAGGAGGACCCAGAGGAgtcggaggaggtggaggaggtggaggaggaggaggaggaggaggaggaggaggaccctGATGCGGAGGATGATCCTGAGGACGTGGAGGAGGATCCTGAGGACGTGGAGGAGGATCCTGAGGACGCAGAGGAGGAAGCCGATGCAGTCGAGGATGATGAGGAGGATACGGTGCTGGCGGCTGGGCCGGAGAAGACGGTGACTGTGGAGGGCGGTGATGAGGAGAAAGCGATGGTGACCGTATCCAAGGAGGGCGGCGGTGAAGTTACAGGGTTAGAGTCTGCCATGGTAGAGGAGCCCGAGGAGGCTGCTAATGTGGACGATGGACAAGAAGAGGCAGAAGAGGAGGAAGCTGAGGAGGCAATGGAAGAGGATGCTACAGAGGTCCCGGGAGATGGCGCCGCACCAGATG ACATGAATGAACTATCTGAAGAAGAACATGAAGAATCTGGGCATGAAGGTACACATGGGAATAACGAAGAGGATGGTGTTGCCTGCCAGTTGAGTGTCCATTCTGAGGCGCAGAATGGTGAACTTGACTCCTCATTGCCTACACTAGGTTCAGTTTCAGTGGGCAATACTAAAGACTTGCAAGTATTTCTTCATGGATTGCCTAAGGATTGTGCTGAGAAAGACATTACAGAGGTCTTTTCTCAATTCGGAGAGATTGAGTCTATTAAAACAATTAGAAAAAAGAACGGCATTGCATTCGTTCGTTATATGAGCACTGAAGCTGCAAAGAAGGCTCTTGCCGAATTTAAGGAGGGAGCTGAG GTGACAGGGGGAAGGGTTAAAGTATTAGCTTCTAGAGGTGATAATACCCTTTACCTTAGCAACATCTGCAAGAGCTGGACAAAAGAGCAG GTGCGAACTTCCTTGAGAAGTATCGGAATCGATGGATTTGATATGAGTTTACCCGTTGATCCTGAAACTGGAGGACAAAACCGAGGGATTACTTTTCTCAAATTTGCTTCGCCTGACAACGCCAAAGCTGCATCTCAGCTGCTACAGCAACCGGATGCATTGATTACCATTGTTAAAAGTGTGAAGGAATCTGCTCAAATCCCTACAGAATCAAGTCAGGAGCTTGCTATGCTGCAG GTTAAAACAGTATACCTCGAACATGTTCCTCTTTCTTGGGATAAGGGCAAAGTTAAAGAATGTTGCAAAGCATATGGGGTGATTCTGGATGTTCACATTTTAAAGAAGTCAAAAACGAAAACTTCTTTTGTCGAATTCTCATCCAGGAAGAGTGCATTAGCTTGTGTGGAAGGAATAAACAGTGCCAATATTGGTGGTGAAGTTAAG CTGGCTGCAAGTCTTGCTCGACCACGTCGGGAAATGCAACTGGACAAGAAGAGTGCTAAAGGTGGGGTCAAGGTCAATAGTGATGCAACTTCTAAAGACACCAACAATTCTATTAAGAAAAAGAACCAGAATAGGGAGGTCAGAGTGAAGAAGGATTCACCACATAAATTGCGAAAAGGTGATGTGAGCAAGCTGACCTCACATGTTGATGCGGAAGTACCACAATCATCCAACCCATCTAAAGGCAAACGGAAAGCTGGAAAGACTGAAAATACCGCTGTAAATGAAAGGGCACCGAAGAGGGCACGGAAGAATC GTGGTGTTCTGACAAAACCTTCCAACAGAACATCTCATGGTGGTTATGCTAGAGTTCCCTATGCAGGAGAATCTTCTGGAAACATTAAACGCCCTGTGGGACCTCGATATGTAACTGGCAACCAATCTTACCCCATTGCGGGCGCATCTTCCAGATCTAAACCAAATGCTCGTGACCTG GAACCTCATGCTGGATACATCCCTCCTACAAACCGTGTTCGTGCACCTGCAAATCATGTTCCAGTCACCTATGT AAGTGCACCATCCACTATCCATCACATTGACGGTCTTCCTTATGCTAGAG AAGTAGCAGCTCCACCACCAGCCTATGGGTACACAAGCAATCCTCAATACCAG GATGGATATGCATACGCCTACCTCCCCCCGCCTCATCCAAGTGTATCTTACCACTACCCAGGAACCGGCGCATATAGCCCTCGAAGGAGATACTACTGA